A stretch of the Sulfuricurvum sp. genome encodes the following:
- a CDS encoding O-antigen ligase family protein produces the protein MNSYNRIFYYSTLLFAFTLPLSRAAVSFFVIWFILLFVAGKNYRSGWKILKSSRAVQVMGLFIAFMFASALWSSDTAEALKQIRLYSYWIVIPILAVSLKKEWLPRIITAFLGGMFISEILAYGIFFELWTINGRSPNYPSPFMSHIHYSVFLATTSILLLSRLLSVRYTWRSKLPMFLFFLTSTGNLMLSTGRTGQLAFLVTMVVAVIFHFRLTLKSFLLFATLSTLVFAGAYTSLDLFQKRFDMGVNDVRQLQEGNFDTSWGLRGAFWVITYDILKKHPLLGEGIGDYKHAAAKALAANDHGFSPSTIEWCSTIHYHNQYLMILAQGGLIGFALMVWLLIELFRLNIKDREIKEFSVLGLSLFTVACVAEPLWILQFPIILFIFITSLSLSATLSKSPE, from the coding sequence TTGAATTCTTATAACCGTATATTTTATTATTCTACCCTTCTTTTTGCATTTACTCTTCCACTTTCTCGTGCAGCTGTCAGTTTTTTTGTTATCTGGTTTATCCTTCTCTTTGTGGCGGGAAAAAACTACCGCAGCGGATGGAAAATACTCAAATCGAGCCGGGCTGTTCAGGTAATGGGGCTTTTTATCGCTTTTATGTTTGCATCGGCTTTATGGTCCAGCGATACCGCCGAAGCGCTGAAGCAGATACGTCTCTACAGCTACTGGATCGTTATTCCCATTTTAGCCGTATCGCTTAAAAAAGAGTGGCTTCCCCGGATTATCACCGCATTTTTGGGGGGAATGTTCATCAGCGAGATACTCGCCTACGGTATTTTCTTCGAACTTTGGACGATTAACGGCCGTAGCCCAAACTATCCATCTCCGTTTATGTCCCATATCCACTACAGCGTCTTTTTGGCTACGACGTCGATCCTCCTTCTCAGCCGTCTTCTCTCCGTCCGCTACACGTGGCGTTCCAAACTTCCGATGTTCCTCTTTTTTCTCACCTCGACGGGCAATCTGATGCTCTCCACCGGCAGAACCGGACAACTAGCGTTTTTGGTCACGATGGTGGTCGCGGTCATCTTTCATTTCCGTCTCACGTTGAAATCATTTTTACTTTTTGCCACGCTAAGTACCCTTGTGTTCGCCGGAGCGTATACCTCGCTCGACCTGTTTCAAAAACGCTTCGATATGGGAGTCAATGACGTCCGACAGCTCCAAGAGGGTAATTTCGATACCTCATGGGGACTGCGCGGTGCTTTTTGGGTCATTACCTACGATATCTTGAAAAAGCATCCCCTTCTCGGAGAGGGGATAGGAGATTACAAACATGCCGCGGCAAAAGCTCTGGCCGCAAACGATCACGGCTTTAGCCCCTCTACCATCGAATGGTGCAGCACGATACACTATCACAACCAATATCTGATGATACTGGCGCAGGGGGGATTGATCGGATTTGCTCTGATGGTATGGCTTTTGATCGAATTGTTCCGACTAAACATAAAAGATCGGGAGATAAAAGAGTTTAGCGTTTTGGGGCTGAGCTTATTTACCGTCGCCTGCGTCGCCGAACCGCTGTGGATTTTACAGTTTCCGATTATTTTATTTATCTTCATAACAAGCCTATCACTTTCAGCAACACTTTCTAAGTCTCCAGAATAA
- a CDS encoding glycosyltransferase family 2 protein, translating into MQTPTVPFMSLICPCYNEQEVIGYFLSSVTPILESFEKPYEIIFINDGSRDNTFKVLLDAKANYPHIRIINLSRNFGKEAAMTAGLDVCQGEVVIPIDVDLQDPPELIKDFIQEYENGSDVVVARRVDRTSDSLAKKLSASYFYKLHNKISHVSIPDNVGDYRLMSRKVVTELRQLPENQRFMKGLFAWVGFKTAVVEYTRPPRKAGTTSFNGWKLWNFALDGITSFSTVPLRIWLYMGVIIAFLAFIYGSVIIVKTLIYGIDSPGYASLITIILFIGGIQLMGIGILGEYIGRIYMESKRRPAYIIENEY; encoded by the coding sequence ATGCAAACACCTACCGTTCCCTTTATGTCCCTCATTTGCCCATGCTATAATGAACAAGAGGTTATCGGTTATTTTTTATCTTCCGTTACCCCTATTTTGGAGTCGTTCGAAAAACCATATGAGATTATCTTTATCAATGACGGCAGTCGTGACAATACATTCAAAGTTTTGCTTGACGCAAAAGCCAACTATCCTCATATCCGTATCATCAATCTTTCCCGAAATTTTGGTAAAGAAGCGGCGATGACCGCCGGACTCGATGTGTGCCAAGGCGAAGTCGTTATCCCGATCGATGTCGATCTTCAAGACCCTCCTGAGTTAATTAAAGATTTTATCCAAGAATATGAAAACGGGTCCGATGTCGTGGTCGCCAGAAGAGTCGACCGGACATCCGATTCTTTGGCTAAAAAACTGAGTGCGTCATATTTCTATAAACTGCACAATAAGATCTCACACGTTAGCATCCCAGACAATGTTGGAGACTACCGACTGATGAGTCGAAAAGTCGTCACTGAGCTCCGGCAACTCCCGGAAAACCAGCGTTTCATGAAAGGTCTATTCGCATGGGTCGGCTTTAAAACGGCGGTTGTCGAATACACACGTCCGCCGCGTAAGGCCGGTACTACCAGTTTTAACGGATGGAAGCTATGGAATTTTGCACTGGACGGTATCACCAGTTTTAGCACCGTTCCTTTGAGAATTTGGCTTTATATGGGGGTGATTATCGCCTTCTTGGCATTTATATACGGTAGTGTTATCATCGTAAAAACCCTAATTTACGGTATCGACAGTCCGGGGTATGCATCTCTTATTACCATTATCTTATTTATCGGCGGTATCCAACTCATGGGGATCGGGATATTGGGAGAATACATCGGGCGTATTTATATGGAGAGCAAACGAAGACCGGCATACATCATCGAAAATGAATATTAA
- a CDS encoding 3-deoxy-D-manno-octulosonic acid transferase, translated as MQPQFLEKNFTFLFAFGLLIGLFFSFLYANHQILTGDQFQMLEKGYLGAYKGVWQSYGNAASAVGNVPGLLSALVVGIPLMFWDSPWAPMVLLIALHLASFLLFNAVIKQIFNLTIQLIFLFLYWLNPWFLFENVIYNPSYLFFFTALHFWSAYHMREDKSFGYTILHLLSIAMAMQLHYSWIILAMISLYLYVRGIIKINWFAVIAAFFITALSLIPYFQAYLSHPEIRQNPGNKDHARYIGWGLVHVYPIFKGIIYWFRYPSFLFSNTLSMYTNFDWLTSHPMMQKTVQYTYKGMIEIIGIASLWIVWKANYYSWKSIKPIAFRRSVSDYSQQQWLSMYALGAFIAILISGALSPIVFNYWHVIITFGVSLLPIIILIDSYISKDSKHVIKYLFIIILYFGLINLIAANDSKKYSYKADYSQQARQFVYQKFSNAH; from the coding sequence TTGCAACCTCAATTCCTCGAAAAAAATTTCACGTTTCTCTTTGCTTTCGGGTTGCTGATAGGGTTGTTTTTTTCCTTCCTCTATGCAAATCATCAAATCCTTACCGGCGATCAATTTCAAATGCTGGAAAAAGGGTATCTCGGTGCATATAAAGGCGTATGGCAATCTTATGGGAATGCCGCAAGTGCGGTAGGAAATGTCCCCGGATTGCTCTCAGCGCTGGTAGTCGGTATTCCGCTCATGTTTTGGGATTCGCCATGGGCACCTATGGTCTTGTTGATTGCACTCCACTTAGCATCTTTTTTACTTTTCAATGCTGTCATTAAACAAATTTTTAACCTCACGATTCAACTTATTTTTTTATTCCTGTATTGGCTCAATCCGTGGTTTTTATTTGAAAATGTCATCTATAACCCGTCGTATCTTTTCTTTTTCACTGCCTTACATTTTTGGTCGGCATACCACATGCGAGAGGACAAATCGTTTGGCTATACAATCCTACACCTTCTCTCGATAGCGATGGCAATGCAGCTTCATTACTCTTGGATCATCCTCGCAATGATTTCTCTCTATCTCTACGTACGAGGAATCATTAAAATCAATTGGTTTGCCGTAATAGCAGCCTTTTTCATTACCGCTCTCTCATTAATTCCTTATTTCCAAGCGTATCTCTCCCACCCTGAAATAAGACAAAATCCGGGGAATAAAGACCATGCCCGCTATATCGGATGGGGACTTGTACATGTTTATCCTATTTTCAAAGGGATCATTTATTGGTTCCGATATCCTTCATTCTTATTTAGCAATACGCTGTCCATGTACACTAATTTTGATTGGCTTACTAGCCATCCTATGATGCAAAAAACAGTGCAATACACCTACAAAGGGATGATCGAGATCATCGGCATCGCAAGTTTATGGATCGTATGGAAAGCCAACTATTACAGCTGGAAGTCCATCAAACCTATTGCTTTTAGACGATCCGTTTCGGATTATTCACAACAGCAATGGCTATCGATGTATGCGCTTGGAGCCTTTATCGCTATACTAATCAGCGGCGCTCTATCACCCATCGTATTTAATTATTGGCATGTCATTATCACTTTTGGGGTTTCTCTATTGCCGATTATCATTTTAATTGACTCTTATATTAGCAAGGATTCAAAACACGTGATAAAATATCTTTTTATCATCATTTTATACTTTGGATTGATCAATCTCATAGCTGCCAATGACAGCAAAAAATATTCCTACAAAGCCGATTACAGCCAGCAAGCGCGCCAATTCGTCTATCAGAAATTTTCGAACGCGCACTAA
- a CDS encoding sugar transferase, producing the protein MLAKAILIFSDIIMILLAIFVSYGLRDWFDGTFLPKMTEPLRFYSTMLLLHTITLSIFFLEGIYMKRYDFWQEYKRVVRALLIACVVIFAVLALSKEIQTYSRFILLSSFALLFILMPFEKYILKRWLYRMKIWGREALVLGDDPFFEKEVFGNPYLGYIRSDSHPAKTLFIASNHQSADEIEMILDDTVKHKQEVIFIPLIKSYDFSDSYIIHLFNARTNLIVLENKLLSRVNQLLKGFSDYLLTLLLFPFAFLLISAISVLIKYQEPHSPIFFRQPRMGKDAKSFVCYKFRSMHHDADALLDEYLVTHPEEVDNYEKYHKYENDPRVTPIGRFLRKTSLDELPQILNVIRGEMSLIGPRPYMFEEEEKIGEKTSMILAVKPGITGMWQVLGRSDIDFKSRVTLDVWYVRNWSLWTDFVILVKTIKVVLQREGAI; encoded by the coding sequence ATGCTTGCAAAAGCTATTTTGATATTCTCTGACATTATAATGATTCTATTAGCGATTTTTGTTTCGTACGGATTACGAGATTGGTTCGATGGCACGTTTCTTCCAAAAATGACTGAACCTTTACGCTTTTACAGTACGATGTTGTTACTTCATACAATAACTTTAAGCATTTTCTTTTTAGAAGGGATTTATATGAAGCGGTACGATTTTTGGCAGGAATATAAACGTGTCGTACGTGCTCTACTGATTGCTTGTGTTGTGATTTTTGCCGTTTTGGCGTTGAGCAAAGAAATACAAACTTATTCGCGGTTTATCTTGTTGTCCTCGTTTGCTTTGTTATTTATTCTTATGCCGTTCGAAAAATATATTTTAAAACGCTGGCTCTACCGGATGAAAATTTGGGGGCGCGAAGCGCTTGTGTTGGGTGATGATCCTTTTTTTGAGAAGGAAGTTTTTGGAAATCCGTATCTGGGATATATCCGTTCGGATAGTCATCCCGCTAAAACTCTTTTTATCGCTTCTAACCATCAAAGTGCCGACGAGATAGAGATGATTTTAGACGATACTGTTAAACATAAGCAAGAGGTTATTTTTATCCCGCTGATCAAAAGTTACGATTTTTCCGACTCATATATAATCCATCTTTTTAATGCCCGTACTAATTTGATTGTTTTGGAAAATAAACTCCTTAGCCGAGTAAATCAACTACTCAAAGGGTTCTCTGATTATCTTTTGACACTGCTTCTTTTCCCATTTGCTTTTCTCTTGATAAGTGCCATCTCCGTATTGATCAAATATCAGGAACCGCATTCACCAATTTTCTTTCGGCAGCCCAGAATGGGTAAAGATGCCAAATCGTTTGTTTGCTATAAATTTCGTTCCATGCACCATGATGCCGATGCCCTTTTGGACGAGTACCTTGTGACGCATCCTGAAGAGGTTGATAATTACGAGAAGTACCACAAATACGAAAACGATCCCCGTGTCACCCCTATTGGACGGTTTTTACGTAAAACCTCTTTGGACGAATTACCGCAGATTCTCAATGTTATCCGAGGAGAGATGAGTCTCATTGGCCCCAGACCTTATATGTTTGAAGAGGAAGAAAAAATCGGTGAAAAGACATCGATGATTTTGGCCGTAAAACCGGGGATCACAGGGATGTGGCAGGTTTTGGGACGAAGTGATATCGATTTTAAGAGCCGTGTGACTCTTGATGTCTGGTATGTACGTAACTGGAGCCTGTGGACCGATTTCGTTATTTTAGTCAAAACGATTAAAGTGGTACTACAACGCGAAGGGGCGATTTAA
- a CDS encoding DUF4214 domain-containing protein codes for MSLATLDNVAKLYVATFNRAPDAAGLDYWVNSGMSLEDISQSFFDQPETQNLYPIGTQTTVFVTSVYQNLFNRPPDQAGLDYWANELNTHTISNQNFILAVTNGALGSDATILTNKTTIGLAFANAGLNDPTFAHTVMANVDASEESVTSAEDTIIQNTPVNSFYFTEEWLSGRTLYDISGDQTDGAYTGTPGPRDLKADIMTMIFDSNGTLHESMSPTQFMEGTWNVDNNHTIVINDSWGTWYMRASGETIGNNDNSYVVYVDNNYTGFSANSWFKPEAITTDHTIAVSLVGTILPAQNVFETFA; via the coding sequence ATGTCACTTGCAACACTCGATAATGTCGCTAAACTTTACGTCGCTACGTTCAACCGTGCTCCGGATGCAGCCGGACTTGACTACTGGGTTAATTCAGGAATGTCTTTAGAAGATATTTCTCAAAGTTTCTTTGATCAGCCGGAAACACAAAATCTTTACCCGATAGGAACACAAACAACCGTATTTGTAACATCTGTGTATCAAAACCTTTTCAATCGTCCTCCGGATCAAGCAGGGCTCGATTACTGGGCAAATGAATTAAATACCCATACCATTTCGAATCAAAACTTTATTCTCGCAGTTACGAATGGAGCATTGGGTTCGGATGCAACAATTTTGACCAATAAGACCACTATCGGTCTTGCGTTCGCAAATGCAGGACTCAATGATCCAACATTTGCACACACCGTTATGGCAAATGTTGATGCTTCCGAGGAATCTGTCACAAGTGCAGAAGACACTATTATTCAGAACACTCCAGTGAACTCTTTTTACTTCACAGAAGAGTGGCTTTCAGGTAGAACACTTTATGATATTTCAGGTGATCAAACGGATGGAGCATACACTGGGACTCCTGGCCCCCGTGATTTAAAAGCAGATATTATGACAATGATCTTCGATTCAAATGGAACCCTTCACGAAAGCATGAGTCCAACGCAATTCATGGAAGGGACTTGGAATGTCGATAACAATCATACTATCGTTATTAACGACTCATGGGGCACTTGGTATATGAGAGCCTCAGGAGAAACCATTGGTAACAATGACAATTCATATGTAGTCTACGTTGATAATAACTATACTGGATTTAGTGCTAATTCATGGTTTAAGCCTGAAGCAATCACTACCGATCATACAATCGCTGTAAGCCTTGTGGGAACAATTCTTCCGGCGCAAAATGTATTTGAAACATTTGCATAA
- a CDS encoding MBOAT family O-acyltransferase has translation MILASLVFYSLLDVRHLGVLIFSAAFNYAIGAALTYRINALKNTQSWLIAGIGFNLALLGGYKYIGFAAQLAGIDIPPVAAPLGISFFTFHQLAYLIDIHRRRIRPSGMRDYALYVTFFPHLIAGPIMRYGQFAPQLSPPARTIAYGAGLFFFSVGLFKKTVLADTFAPISDRIFAVAATSSGVERLEAWKGALAYAWQIYFDFSGYADMAIGLGLLLGIALPINFDSPYKATSMADFWRRWHITLSQFLRDYIYIPLGGSRHGKIRQSAALLVTMSLAGLWHGAAWTFVVWGTLHGAFLAMVHGWRWGPGRRIIFPRLVSIGMTFASVTLLWVLFRAENWENAMHYYHAMFAYPAPVSLPLNAMEWLSNAVWREWLWIGAGGLVIFALKPAAHWVGYDHDTHVIERLDVTWRHAIISGILLWISFKAMSGEPSRSFVYFVF, from the coding sequence ATGATCTTGGCATCGTTGGTATTCTACTCTTTACTGGATGTGCGTCATCTGGGTGTATTGATTTTTTCGGCAGCGTTTAATTATGCCATCGGCGCCGCATTGACGTACCGCATCAACGCATTAAAAAATACACAAAGCTGGCTGATCGCGGGGATCGGGTTTAATCTGGCATTGCTGGGCGGATACAAATACATCGGATTTGCTGCGCAGCTTGCCGGTATTGATATCCCCCCGGTAGCCGCCCCTTTGGGAATCAGTTTCTTTACGTTTCACCAATTGGCCTATTTGATCGATATTCATCGGCGGCGTATCCGTCCGAGCGGTATGCGCGATTACGCCCTTTACGTAACGTTTTTCCCTCATCTGATTGCCGGTCCGATCATGCGTTACGGACAGTTTGCCCCTCAGTTAAGCCCTCCTGCGCGTACGATTGCGTATGGAGCGGGTCTCTTTTTCTTTTCCGTAGGATTGTTTAAAAAAACGGTTTTAGCCGATACGTTTGCACCGATATCCGACCGGATATTTGCCGTTGCAGCGACATCTTCGGGGGTTGAGCGGCTTGAAGCGTGGAAAGGGGCTCTTGCGTATGCCTGGCAGATCTATTTCGATTTTTCTGGGTATGCGGACATGGCCATCGGGTTAGGGCTTCTTTTGGGGATCGCTTTGCCGATTAATTTCGATTCACCGTACAAAGCGACGTCGATGGCCGATTTTTGGCGCAGGTGGCACATTACCCTTTCCCAATTTTTGCGCGACTACATCTATATCCCTTTAGGGGGGAGCCGGCACGGGAAGATACGTCAGAGCGCAGCGCTGCTGGTGACGATGTCGTTGGCCGGATTATGGCACGGTGCGGCATGGACGTTTGTGGTGTGGGGAACGCTGCACGGAGCTTTTTTGGCTATGGTACACGGCTGGCGCTGGGGTCCAGGGCGTAGGATCATATTTCCCCGTTTAGTTTCTATTGGGATGACGTTTGCTTCCGTAACCTTGTTGTGGGTTCTTTTCCGAGCTGAAAACTGGGAAAATGCGATGCATTATTACCATGCGATGTTTGCGTATCCGGCACCGGTTTCCCTGCCTCTGAATGCAATGGAGTGGCTAAGCAATGCCGTATGGCGCGAATGGCTCTGGATCGGAGCCGGCGGATTGGTGATTTTTGCCCTGAAACCGGCCGCACACTGGGTGGGATATGATCACGATACGCATGTAATTGAGCGTCTTGACGTGACATGGCGTCATGCGATTATATCGGGGATTTTGCTGTGGATATCGTTTAAAGCGATGAGCGGCGAGCCTTCCCGAAGTTTTGTTTATTTTGTGTTTTGA
- a CDS encoding nidogen-like domain-containing protein: MASLVNGLGGAVGFGENSLARNDDGSNSFYTPIDLTSIFPNGLNFFGQTWNGVYVNNNGNITFGSSLSSFTPSAIGADFYYPIIAPFWADVDTRTPYTNTNPNGYVTPTAGGNSQGSNLTWYDIDPTTGTFTVTWDDVGYYYTNTDKLNAFQLQLISTGNGNFDIIFRYEDINWTTGDASDGTSGLGGTVARAGFSAGDSSNYYEFYFSGDQNFMLNLENSVLAGTNETGVWTYHVNGGSVTGMGLENSNDTIIGTSGSDIMDGRSGDDILWAGAGDDNISGGAGDDTLYGEAGNDHLVGGDGNNILNGGDGIDYALYSGIRNTLNIHDNGDGTYTVDRGTLQDLLTNIEYVSFDDGSMSVPYAVEVRDNQEEFSRFYNALFGRDPDQAGLTYWVNDLISPIFGGNGNTIQGAAQAFTDSTEFQNMYGASVSNTDFVNLLYQNILHRAADQAGYDYWLAEINVSGNRGGMIVSFANSAEYIGETASTIDAFLSSVPLDGYILI, from the coding sequence ATGGCATCTTTAGTTAATGGTTTAGGAGGAGCAGTCGGTTTTGGAGAAAATTCTCTAGCAAGAAATGATGATGGGTCAAACAGCTTTTACACACCCATCGATTTAACTTCCATTTTTCCAAACGGACTCAACTTTTTTGGTCAGACTTGGAATGGTGTTTATGTAAACAATAATGGCAATATTACATTTGGAAGTTCTCTTTCTTCTTTTACACCTTCCGCTATCGGTGCGGATTTTTATTATCCGATTATTGCACCGTTTTGGGCAGATGTCGATACACGCACACCATATACCAATACTAATCCTAACGGCTATGTCACCCCAACAGCAGGTGGAAATTCTCAAGGTTCTAATCTAACGTGGTACGATATCGACCCAACGACGGGAACATTTACCGTTACATGGGATGATGTCGGATATTACTATACAAATACAGATAAGCTCAATGCATTTCAGCTTCAGCTTATCTCTACTGGAAATGGCAATTTTGATATTATTTTCCGTTATGAAGATATCAATTGGACGACAGGAGATGCTAGTGACGGGACATCAGGACTAGGCGGAACAGTCGCACGTGCCGGTTTCTCTGCAGGAGATAGCTCTAATTACTACGAATTTTATTTTTCGGGTGATCAGAATTTTATGCTCAATCTCGAGAATAGTGTATTGGCTGGGACCAACGAGACAGGAGTTTGGACTTATCACGTCAATGGAGGAAGTGTCACAGGAATGGGGCTAGAAAACTCCAACGACACCATTATCGGAACATCTGGAAGCGATATTATGGACGGACGTAGTGGTGATGATATTTTATGGGCCGGAGCTGGCGATGATAATATCAGCGGCGGTGCCGGTGACGATACTCTCTACGGAGAAGCCGGCAATGACCACCTTGTCGGAGGGGATGGCAATAATATTCTTAACGGAGGGGACGGAATCGATTATGCGTTATACTCTGGTATTCGTAATACTCTCAATATTCATGATAACGGTGACGGCACTTATACTGTAGATAGGGGAACATTACAAGATCTTCTTACTAATATAGAATATGTCAGTTTTGACGATGGAAGTATGAGTGTTCCCTATGCTGTCGAAGTACGTGACAATCAAGAAGAGTTTTCACGCTTTTACAACGCACTCTTTGGACGTGATCCCGATCAAGCCGGACTTACATATTGGGTTAATGATCTAATCAGCCCTATCTTCGGCGGAAATGGAAATACGATCCAAGGTGCCGCTCAAGCCTTTACTGATTCAACTGAATTTCAAAACATGTATGGCGCAAGTGTTTCAAATACCGATTTTGTCAATCTCCTCTATCAGAATATTCTCCATCGCGCTGCCGATCAAGCAGGCTATGATTATTGGCTCGCCGAAATTAATGTCAGCGGAAATCGCGGAGGAATGATCGTCAGTTTTGCCAATTCTGCTGAATACATAGGTGAAACAGCTTCCACAATCGATGCATTTCTCTCTTCTGTACCTTTAGATGGATATATCCTTATCTAA
- a CDS encoding glycosyltransferase family 1 protein, which yields MRLIVNCSPLRPPLTGIGHYTREVLLRLIEDPEIDDMEGFYFHRWLSREQIRTLLYPIEASSQTFSRSFAQRVAALPGGRELYRLAIRWLHRNNLVKRKEWLYWETNYTPLPFEGKIVTTVYDLSHVRFPQFHPKSRVSFFNNKLPKALSESAAILTISDFSAHEIMEFYGIEKTKITIVPPAISPVFHPRTRDEIESFRRRCFLPPRYLLSVATLEPRKNFKNLCLAYASLDESIRMAFPLVLAGASGWLSDDLEALMSPLEEQGHIIRLGYVPASDLPVLYAAADALCYLSLYEGYGMPIAEAIASNIPVLTSDCTSMPEAGGNRAWYATPTSVVSIADMLQKMLSSATPLHPHSSAHLPPPRIHSWENAAASIMALFRFCYNCDQ from the coding sequence ATGCGCCTTATCGTGAATTGTTCTCCCCTGCGTCCCCCGCTGACAGGGATAGGTCATTACACGAGAGAGGTGCTTCTGCGTCTGATCGAAGATCCTGAAATCGACGATATGGAAGGGTTTTATTTCCACCGTTGGCTTTCCCGTGAGCAGATACGCACACTACTCTATCCTATCGAGGCATCTTCCCAAACTTTTTCCCGTTCGTTCGCCCAAAGAGTTGCCGCTTTGCCGGGCGGACGCGAGTTGTACCGTTTAGCGATACGCTGGCTCCATCGAAACAATCTTGTGAAGCGTAAAGAGTGGCTTTACTGGGAGACAAACTACACGCCCCTTCCCTTTGAAGGGAAAATTGTAACGACGGTGTACGACCTCTCCCATGTCCGTTTTCCGCAGTTTCACCCCAAGAGCAGGGTTTCTTTTTTTAACAACAAACTTCCAAAAGCGCTGTCAGAATCGGCGGCAATTTTGACGATATCCGATTTTTCAGCGCACGAAATCATGGAGTTTTACGGGATCGAAAAAACAAAAATCACGATTGTTCCCCCCGCCATTTCACCGGTATTTCACCCTCGAACGCGAGACGAGATCGAATCGTTTCGCCGCCGCTGTTTCCTCCCTCCCCGTTATCTGCTGAGCGTGGCGACTCTGGAACCGCGAAAAAACTTTAAAAACCTGTGTCTGGCATACGCATCGCTGGATGAGAGTATCCGTATGGCCTTTCCGCTGGTATTGGCAGGGGCTTCCGGGTGGCTGAGCGATGACCTTGAAGCGCTTATGTCACCGCTGGAGGAGCAGGGACACATTATTCGTCTGGGCTACGTCCCCGCAAGCGATTTGCCGGTGCTCTACGCGGCTGCAGACGCTTTATGCTATCTCTCTTTGTACGAAGGGTACGGGATGCCTATCGCCGAAGCGATTGCTTCGAATATCCCGGTACTGACATCGGACTGTACCTCTATGCCCGAAGCGGGAGGAAACCGTGCGTGGTATGCGACTCCTACCTCGGTCGTTTCAATTGCCGACATGCTCCAAAAGATGCTCTCTTCGGCAACGCCTCTGCATCCTCACTCATCGGCGCATCTGCCGCCGCCGCGCATCCACTCGTGGGAAAATGCAGCGGCGTCAATTATGGCATTGTTCCGATTCTGCTATAATTGCGATCAATAA
- a CDS encoding GtrA family protein, with product MISKLYQSKLIRYALIGGSSTLIHLGIAFLWLYFVNASLLFANMAGFSVAFMFSYTVQSRYVFLHSLSLPKAFRYFLVQFGALLASLFFSNILVGYNSYIKTLIVVILLPLITFVIHKVWTFRHH from the coding sequence ATGATTTCTAAACTCTATCAGAGTAAACTGATCCGTTATGCTTTGATCGGAGGCTCCTCTACCCTGATTCATCTGGGGATTGCATTTTTGTGGCTTTATTTCGTCAACGCTTCACTCTTGTTTGCCAATATGGCCGGATTTTCCGTCGCATTTATGTTTTCCTATACGGTTCAATCACGATATGTTTTTCTCCATTCCCTTTCCCTTCCCAAAGCCTTTCGCTATTTTCTTGTTCAATTCGGAGCACTTTTGGCTTCATTATTTTTTTCTAATATATTAGTTGGGTACAATAGTTATATAAAAACACTCATCGTTGTTATACTATTACCGTTGATAACATTCGTTATTCATAAAGTTTGGACATTTCGTCATCATTAA